Part of the Candidatus Binatus sp. genome is shown below.
GTGGCGGACATCACGCAGCATGTTGGGGTGAATGGGGCCGCCGATTCTCCGCCTACTCCCGGCAAGAACAAGACAAAAGCATAACACACTGACGAGATTCGTTTGGCAATGTGATACCGAGCGGTGCCAAAAGCTGAGTTCTTCCGCCATTTCGGCCTGTTTGTCCTGAAAGAGTTTCTGGATCGCGCCTGTTGCGAAAACTTGATCGCAGAAATTCGCTCCCGTCCGCTCGACAAAGCACTGCTGACGCGCGGCCTCGACGAGAATGTGCGCCGCACGAAGGAGACCGCTCTTTTCGACTCCCAAGGTCCGTCGATTAGATCAAAGCTTCGAGAATTGAAGCCAAGCATCGAGCGGCATTTCAGTCTGGCCCTACAAGACTGCGAGTATCCGCCATTTCTCAGCTATGGCGTCGGCGATTTTTTCGTGCCGCATCTCGATAGCAGCACCTCGCCCGATGCGGCCGAGTATCTTCGGCAGCGCAGGATCTCAATCGTCGTTTTTTTGAATAACAGACGTAGCGATGCGCCCGACAACGATTTCGACGGCGGCGACCTGGTGCTCTACGGTCTGATGAAGGAGCCGGAATGGTTGAACTGCGGATTGCCGGTGACGCCGGAAACCGGCTTGCTGATCGGCTTTCCCTCGGACACGCCGCATGAAGTGCGGCCGGTAACATCGGGGCGGCGCTTCTCAATCGCGTCCTGGTATTACTCGCCGTCCGACACGGCCAGCTAGACGATCACATAAGTTCGCTGCCGAATGATCTGGACTCGGC
Proteins encoded:
- a CDS encoding 2OG-Fe(II) oxygenase, with translation MPKAEFFRHFGLFVLKEFLDRACCENLIAEIRSRPLDKALLTRGLDENVRRTKETALFDSQGPSIRSKLRELKPSIERHFSLALQDCEYPPFLSYGVGDFFVPHLDSSTSPDAAEYLRQRRISIVVFLNNRRSDAPDNDFDGGDLVLYGLMKEPEWLNCGLPVTPETGLLIGFPSDTPHEVRPVTSGRRFSIASWYYSPSDTAS
- a CDS encoding lasso peptide, producing MECRDKPAEIAGGAKKRYSKPKLEIYGDVADITQHVGVNGAADSPPTPGKNKTKA